A genomic region of Xanthomonas campestris pv. phormiicola contains the following coding sequences:
- a CDS encoding diguanylate cyclase, translated as MADTGPPPLRDYAVDAWTSRNGLPHNSLRGLAQTADGRLWFATWEGLVRYNGLDFAVIDRSTHPGLPDNGVGALYVGHDGALWLSDSRGNLGRYDRAGDWRFWRQPPGWPRALIHAMTEDRQGRLWLLFEGNGLGCLWPDGRFDYQPAPPGLPLANSFPRIAVDDRGRVWIGSLDGLLYRDAQGVLRRAPDAFGLPPGLAWPYRDADGTLWLVAGENVYRLQGERAELVHRLPGYGHFTAMLRDRDGALWLGTENQGLLRIGRHGIEHMAPGDILPDGRIVSLLEDAEGSVWIGANGGLFRLRETLFTSYTRRDGLSGDYVRALLEAPGGALWIGSAAGLDRMAADGTIAPSGLRNADGSAPSVLSLARGADGDLWVGTYADGVYRLRDGRVRRHYDKADGLPSGHVRAISVDGAGTVWIGTQRGLVRIDGEQARVADVPGLPQGLITALASIDGALWIGSVEGASVLRDGRVQRLPLEPLGGARSVFGFQALGRDMWISTDRGLHRYRDGQLARVGLEQGMPVDTVFQLVRDRLGNVWISSNRGVLRTSADALDAVADGRVGKLQVTRYNEIDGMANAQGNGSSGPSELVRGDGSVWLVTAGGISTVDPRRLQRFRERLPPPAAIENVLLDGRPFAWRRQSRLPGARRIAVSYVGLSYLLPERIRYRTRLDGLDKNWVERGQQRSVEFIGLPPGDYTLRVAAAHPDGAWSAREAVWRFSVAPLWWQRRSVQAAAVLALLLGLVAVYRYLIARYQRRNLRLERLVKQRTGALQLQTERLLRADADKNQLLAELQDQADAFERQANEDALTGLPNRRHFDEVLLRDVRRAQRSGTPLCLLVIDIDRFKQINDGYSHATGDAVLREVGHLLAEACRTSDLPARLGGEEFAVLLGDTPLADAERMAARLRDLFHARLQWADAPALRVTFSAGLVALSGEETPSQLLQRADVALYRAKSGGRDRVCVG; from the coding sequence ATGGCCGATACCGGGCCGCCGCCGCTGCGCGACTACGCGGTGGATGCCTGGACCTCGCGCAACGGCTTGCCGCACAACTCGCTGCGCGGCCTGGCGCAGACCGCGGACGGGCGTCTGTGGTTCGCCACCTGGGAAGGGCTGGTGCGCTACAACGGACTGGACTTCGCGGTGATCGACCGCAGCACCCATCCCGGCCTGCCCGACAACGGCGTCGGCGCGCTATACGTAGGCCACGACGGCGCGCTGTGGCTCAGCGACTCGCGCGGCAACCTGGGCCGCTACGACCGCGCCGGCGACTGGCGCTTCTGGCGGCAGCCGCCGGGCTGGCCGCGCGCGCTGATCCACGCCATGACCGAGGACCGCCAGGGACGGTTGTGGCTGCTGTTCGAAGGCAACGGCCTGGGCTGCCTGTGGCCGGACGGCCGCTTCGACTACCAGCCGGCACCGCCCGGCCTGCCGCTGGCCAACAGCTTCCCGCGGATCGCGGTCGACGACCGCGGCCGGGTCTGGATCGGCAGCCTCGACGGTCTGCTGTACCGCGATGCGCAGGGCGTGCTGCGGCGTGCGCCGGACGCCTTCGGGCTGCCGCCCGGCCTGGCCTGGCCGTACCGCGATGCGGACGGCACGCTGTGGCTGGTCGCCGGCGAGAACGTGTACCGGCTGCAGGGCGAGCGCGCCGAGCTGGTGCACCGCCTGCCGGGCTACGGCCACTTCACCGCGATGCTGCGCGACCGCGACGGCGCGCTGTGGCTGGGCACCGAGAACCAGGGCCTGCTGCGCATCGGCCGGCACGGCATCGAGCACATGGCGCCGGGCGACATACTGCCCGACGGGCGCATCGTGAGCCTGCTCGAGGACGCCGAGGGCAGCGTCTGGATCGGCGCCAACGGCGGCCTGTTCCGGCTGCGCGAAACCCTGTTCACCAGCTACACGCGCCGCGACGGCCTCAGCGGCGACTATGTGCGCGCGCTGCTGGAAGCGCCCGGCGGCGCGCTGTGGATCGGCAGCGCCGCCGGCCTGGACCGGATGGCGGCGGACGGCACGATCGCGCCGTCCGGGCTGCGCAACGCCGACGGCAGCGCGCCGTCGGTGCTGAGCCTGGCGCGCGGCGCGGATGGCGACCTGTGGGTCGGCACCTATGCCGACGGCGTGTACCGGCTGCGCGACGGCCGCGTGCGCCGCCATTACGACAAGGCCGATGGCCTGCCCAGCGGCCACGTGCGCGCGATCAGCGTGGACGGCGCCGGCACGGTATGGATCGGCACCCAGCGCGGGCTGGTGCGCATCGATGGCGAACAGGCGCGCGTCGCCGACGTGCCGGGCCTGCCGCAGGGCCTGATCACCGCGCTGGCCAGCATCGACGGCGCGCTGTGGATCGGCTCGGTCGAAGGCGCCTCGGTGCTGCGTGACGGCCGCGTGCAGCGGCTGCCGCTGGAACCGCTGGGCGGCGCGCGCAGCGTGTTCGGCTTCCAGGCGCTGGGCCGCGACATGTGGATCTCCACCGACCGTGGCTTGCACCGCTACCGCGACGGCCAACTGGCGCGTGTCGGCCTGGAGCAGGGCATGCCGGTGGACACCGTGTTCCAGCTGGTCCGCGACCGCCTCGGCAACGTCTGGATCAGCAGCAACCGCGGCGTGCTGCGGACCAGCGCCGACGCGCTCGACGCGGTGGCCGATGGCCGCGTCGGCAAGCTGCAGGTGACCCGCTACAACGAGATCGACGGCATGGCCAATGCCCAGGGCAACGGCAGCTCCGGCCCATCGGAACTCGTGCGTGGCGACGGCAGCGTGTGGCTGGTCACCGCCGGCGGCATCAGCACGGTCGATCCGCGGCGCTTGCAGCGGTTCCGCGAACGCCTGCCGCCGCCGGCGGCGATCGAGAACGTGTTGCTGGATGGGCGGCCGTTCGCGTGGCGGCGCCAGTCGCGGCTGCCCGGCGCCAGGCGCATCGCGGTGTCCTACGTCGGGCTCAGCTATCTGTTGCCCGAGCGCATCCGCTACCGCACCCGGCTCGACGGCCTGGACAAGAATTGGGTGGAACGCGGCCAGCAGCGCAGCGTCGAGTTCATCGGCCTGCCGCCGGGCGACTACACCTTGCGTGTGGCCGCGGCGCATCCGGACGGCGCCTGGAGCGCGCGCGAGGCGGTGTGGCGGTTCAGCGTCGCCCCGCTGTGGTGGCAGCGCCGCAGCGTGCAGGCCGCTGCCGTGCTGGCGCTGCTGCTCGGGCTGGTGGCGGTGTACCGCTACCTGATCGCCCGCTACCAGCGGCGCAATCTGCGCCTGGAGCGGCTGGTCAAGCAGCGCACCGGCGCGCTGCAACTGCAGACCGAGCGGCTGCTGCGCGCCGACGCCGACAAGAACCAGTTGCTGGCCGAACTGCAGGACCAGGCCGACGCGTTCGAGCGCCAGGCCAACGAGGACGCGCTGACCGGGCTGCCGAACCGCCGCCATTTCGACGAAGTGCTGCTGCGCGACGTGCGCCGCGCGCAGCGCAGCGGCACGCCGTTGTGCCTGCTGGTGATCGACATCGACCGCTTCAAGCAGATCAACGACGGCTACTCGCACGCCACCGGCGACGCGGTACTGCGCGAGGTCGGGCACCTGCTCGCCGAGGCCTGCCGCACCTCCGACCTGCCGGCGCGGCTGGGCGGCGAGGAATTCGCGGTGCTGCTCGGCGACACCCCGCTGGCCGACGCCGAGCGCATGGCCGCGCGCCTGCGCGACCTGTTCCACGCGCGCCTGCAGTGGGCCGATGCCCCGGCGCTGCGGGTGACCTTCAGCGCCGGGCTGGTCGCGCTGAGCGGGGAGGAGACGCCGAGCCAGCTGCTGCAGCGCGCGGACGTGGCGTTGTATCGGGCGAAGAGCGGCGGGCGGGACCGGGTGTGCGTGGGGTGA
- the rnt gene encoding ribonuclease T, with the protein MNDHVESPSQPLAATPMSRRFRGYLPVVVDVETGGFDWNRHALLEIAAVPIEMDDAGQLYPGATASAHVVPAPGTAIDPKSLEVTGIILDHPFRFAKPEREALDHVFAPVRAAVKKYGCQRAILVGHNAHFDLNFLNATVARCGHKRNPFHPFSVFDTVTLAGIAYGQTVLARAVQAAGFDWNAADAHSAVYDTEQTARLFCKIANAWPAPQLG; encoded by the coding sequence ATGAACGACCACGTCGAAAGCCCGTCCCAGCCCCTCGCCGCCACCCCGATGTCGCGGCGTTTCCGCGGCTATCTGCCGGTGGTGGTGGACGTGGAGACCGGCGGCTTCGACTGGAACCGGCACGCGCTGCTGGAGATCGCCGCGGTGCCGATCGAGATGGACGACGCCGGCCAGCTGTACCCCGGCGCCACCGCCAGCGCGCATGTGGTGCCGGCGCCCGGCACCGCCATCGACCCGAAGTCGCTGGAAGTCACCGGCATCATCCTCGACCACCCGTTCCGCTTCGCCAAGCCCGAGCGCGAGGCGCTGGACCACGTGTTCGCGCCGGTGCGCGCGGCGGTGAAGAAGTACGGCTGCCAGCGCGCGATCCTGGTCGGCCACAACGCCCACTTCGACCTGAACTTCCTCAACGCCACCGTGGCCCGCTGCGGCCACAAGCGCAACCCGTTCCACCCCTTCAGCGTGTTCGACACCGTGACCCTGGCCGGCATCGCCTACGGCCAGACCGTGCTGGCGCGCGCCGTACAGGCGGCCGGCTTCGACTGGAACGCCGCCGACGCGCACAGCGCGGTCTACGACACCGAGCAGACCGCGCGCCTGTTCTGCAAGATCGCCAATGCGTGGCCGGCGCCGCAGCTCGGCTAG
- a CDS encoding putative DNA-binding domain-containing protein, translated as MADSLHAQQFALALHLRDPQRHAPPADIEPRRLAVYRALFFDNLAQLLASHFPVLRATLGEDAWQALLRAFCVEHRAPTPLFPRIGGEFVRFLQQRGEDAQRPWLAELAHYETVELEVQIDDVPLPPHDPHGDLLDGIAQLSPWLRLLRYRWPVQRIGPGWQPQEAPAQPTFLLARRDADGQARFAELAPLAHELVERLRAGEHSGRALLLRLAAEHGQDPAALLHDGAALLERLRQQGSVLGTRVPA; from the coding sequence ATGGCTGATTCCCTGCACGCGCAGCAGTTCGCGCTGGCCCTGCACCTGCGCGATCCGCAGCGGCACGCGCCGCCGGCGGACATCGAGCCGCGGCGGCTGGCGGTGTACCGCGCGCTGTTCTTCGACAACCTCGCGCAATTGCTCGCCTCGCATTTCCCGGTGCTGCGCGCCACCCTTGGCGAGGACGCATGGCAGGCACTGCTGCGCGCGTTCTGCGTCGAGCACCGCGCACCCACGCCATTGTTCCCGCGCATCGGCGGCGAGTTCGTCCGCTTCCTGCAGCAACGCGGCGAGGATGCGCAACGGCCGTGGCTGGCGGAGCTGGCGCACTACGAGACGGTCGAGCTGGAGGTACAGATCGACGATGTGCCGCTGCCGCCGCACGATCCGCACGGCGACCTGCTCGACGGCATTGCGCAGCTGTCGCCCTGGCTGCGCCTGCTGCGCTATCGCTGGCCGGTGCAGCGCATCGGCCCAGGCTGGCAGCCGCAGGAGGCGCCGGCGCAGCCGACCTTCCTGCTGGCGCGGCGCGATGCCGACGGCCAGGCCCGCTTCGCCGAACTGGCGCCGCTGGCCCACGAACTGGTGGAACGGCTGCGCGCCGGCGAGCACAGCGGGCGCGCGCTGCTGCTGCGCCTGGCCGCCGAGCACGGCCAGGACCCGGCCGCGCTGCTGCACGACGGCGCCGCGCTGCTCGAGCGCCTGCGCCAGCAGGGCAGCGTGCTCGGCACCCGCGTGCCGGCCTGA
- a CDS encoding DUF692 domain-containing protein has translation MAAADSAPRLLPAASAGLGLRRGLLPELLQAPPAAFDFLECAPDNWIGIGGRLGAMLDTLAARHPLSCHGLSLSLGGMAPLDADLLRQTRRFLDRHRVALYSEHLSYSADDGQLYELLPLPFTDEAVRHAGARIAQAQDALGRRIAVENVSYYAAPGQALSEAEFVAAVLAEADCDLLLDVNNVCVNAANHGYDARAFLAAMPSARIASYHIAGHRDDAASALKIDTHGAAVDADVWQLLDAAYRLHGVRPTLLERDSHFPPLSELLYEVQRIRDAQAQAVSAQAAQMAQVAHG, from the coding sequence GTGGCGGCGGCTGATTCCGCGCCGCGCCTGCTGCCCGCGGCGAGCGCCGGACTCGGCCTGCGCCGCGGTCTGCTGCCCGAGCTGCTGCAGGCGCCGCCGGCCGCGTTCGATTTTCTCGAGTGCGCGCCGGACAACTGGATCGGCATCGGCGGCCGCCTGGGCGCGATGCTGGATACGCTGGCCGCGCGCCATCCGCTGAGCTGCCATGGCCTGTCGCTGTCGCTCGGCGGCATGGCGCCGCTGGACGCGGACCTGCTGCGGCAGACCCGGCGGTTCCTGGATCGGCACCGCGTCGCGCTGTACAGCGAACACCTGAGCTACAGCGCCGACGACGGCCAGCTCTACGAACTGCTGCCGCTGCCGTTCACCGACGAGGCGGTACGCCACGCCGGCGCACGCATCGCCCAGGCGCAGGATGCGCTGGGCCGGCGCATCGCGGTGGAGAACGTGTCCTACTACGCCGCGCCCGGCCAGGCGTTGAGCGAAGCCGAGTTCGTCGCCGCGGTGCTGGCCGAAGCCGACTGCGACCTGCTGCTCGACGTCAACAACGTCTGCGTCAACGCCGCCAACCATGGCTACGACGCCCGCGCCTTCCTCGCCGCGATGCCCAGCGCACGTATCGCCTCGTACCACATCGCCGGGCATCGCGACGACGCCGCCAGCGCGCTGAAGATCGACACCCACGGCGCGGCGGTGGACGCCGATGTCTGGCAATTGCTCGACGCCGCCTACCGCCTGCACGGGGTGCGCCCGACCCTGCTGGAGCGCGACAGCCACTTCCCGCCGCTGTCCGAACTGCTGTACGAGGTGCAGCGCATCCGCGACGCGCAGGCGCAGGCCGTGTCGGCGCAAGCAGCGCAGATGGCGCAGGTGGCGCATGGCTGA
- a CDS encoding RcnB family protein, whose product MKRIIGSVLALSLLASGGAFAAGQDDHDRDRDPQQVRKDHQDDKGRKDQHGDRGPQQARNDGRRDDHGDDRHDNGRHEGPRHYKRGERLASDHRGDRVPDYRKRGLKAPPRGHEWRRVDNQYVLIAVATGVISSVIANSR is encoded by the coding sequence ATGAAGCGCATCATCGGTTCGGTCCTCGCCCTGTCCTTGCTGGCCTCCGGCGGCGCATTCGCCGCCGGCCAGGACGACCACGATCGCGACCGCGATCCGCAGCAGGTGCGCAAGGACCATCAGGACGACAAGGGCCGCAAGGACCAGCACGGCGATCGCGGTCCGCAACAGGCGCGCAACGACGGCCGCCGCGACGATCATGGCGACGACCGCCACGACAACGGCCGCCACGAAGGTCCGCGCCACTACAAGCGCGGCGAACGCCTGGCCTCCGATCATCGCGGCGACCGCGTGCCCGACTACCGCAAGCGCGGCCTGAAGGCGCCGCCGCGTGGCCACGAGTGGCGCCGGGTCGACAACCAGTACGTGCTGATCGCCGTCGCCACCGGCGTCATCAGCAGCGTCATCGCCAACAGCCGCTGA
- the phoU gene encoding phosphate signaling complex protein PhoU: MNTPPNEHIVKSYDEEQHRIAAEIVRMGETAVAQLEAALDVVERRDDNAALRIVVNDEAIDALEHAISSDVMRLALRGPMARDLREILAGLRIPADIERIGDYAANVAKRSIALNTSPPMPQTLGLRQLGKLAAEQVREALRAYQNNDADAALRVRQGDALLDAQYTALFRELLTYMMEDPRNITPCTHLLFMAKNLERIGDHATNIAENVWFLVHGDQPLPPRDKRDETSSTSGI; encoded by the coding sequence ATGAACACCCCGCCGAACGAGCACATCGTGAAGAGCTACGACGAAGAACAGCACCGCATCGCCGCCGAGATCGTGCGCATGGGCGAGACCGCGGTGGCGCAGCTGGAAGCGGCGCTGGACGTGGTCGAGCGCCGCGACGACAACGCCGCGCTGCGCATCGTCGTCAACGACGAGGCGATCGACGCGCTCGAGCATGCGATCAGCAGCGACGTGATGCGGCTGGCGCTGCGTGGACCGATGGCGCGCGACCTGCGCGAGATCCTCGCCGGCCTGCGCATCCCGGCCGACATCGAGCGCATCGGCGACTACGCGGCGAACGTGGCCAAGCGCTCGATCGCGCTGAACACCTCGCCGCCGATGCCACAGACGCTGGGCCTGCGCCAGCTCGGCAAGCTCGCCGCCGAGCAGGTCCGCGAGGCGCTGCGCGCCTACCAGAACAACGACGCCGACGCCGCGCTGCGGGTCCGCCAGGGCGATGCGCTGCTGGACGCGCAGTACACCGCCCTGTTCCGCGAACTGCTGACCTACATGATGGAAGATCCGCGCAACATCACCCCGTGCACGCATCTGCTGTTCATGGCCAAGAACCTGGAGCGGATCGGCGACCACGCCACCAATATCGCCGAGAACGTGTGGTTCCTGGTGCATGGCGACCAGCCGTTGCCGCCGCGCGACAAGCGCGACGAAACCAGCAGCACCTCGGGCATCTGA
- the pstB gene encoding phosphate ABC transporter ATP-binding protein PstB yields the protein MNDQHNTAPMHRIAMPAGHTALAPSPVKVAARGLDFYYDKYHALKGINIEVPEKRVTALIGPSGCGKSTLLRIFNRIYALYPKLEARGEVLLDGENILSPKYPMNRLRSKVGMVFQKPVPFPMTIFENVAYGIRHHEKLSKADMTDRVEQALRQGALWDEVKDKLGQSALGLSGGQQQRLCIARAVALRPDVLLLDEPTSALDPISTSRIEQLVEELKNDYTIVIVTHNMQQAARVSDYTAFMYLGDLIEHDRTEMIFSQPSKQQTEDYITGRFG from the coding sequence ATGAACGATCAGCACAACACCGCACCGATGCACCGCATCGCCATGCCCGCCGGACACACCGCGCTGGCGCCATCGCCGGTCAAGGTGGCCGCACGCGGCCTGGACTTCTACTACGACAAGTACCACGCGCTGAAGGGCATCAACATCGAGGTGCCGGAAAAGCGCGTCACCGCGCTGATCGGCCCGTCCGGTTGCGGCAAGTCGACCCTGCTGCGCATCTTCAACCGCATCTATGCGCTGTATCCGAAGCTGGAGGCGCGCGGCGAGGTGCTGCTGGACGGCGAGAACATCCTGTCGCCGAAGTACCCGATGAACCGCCTGCGCAGCAAGGTCGGCATGGTGTTCCAGAAGCCGGTGCCGTTCCCGATGACCATCTTCGAGAACGTCGCCTACGGCATCCGCCACCACGAGAAGCTGTCCAAGGCGGACATGACCGATCGCGTCGAGCAGGCGCTGCGCCAGGGCGCGCTGTGGGACGAGGTCAAGGACAAGCTCGGGCAGAGCGCGCTGGGCCTGTCCGGCGGCCAGCAGCAGCGCCTGTGCATCGCCCGCGCCGTCGCCCTGCGCCCGGACGTGCTGCTGCTCGACGAGCCGACCTCGGCGCTGGACCCCATTTCCACCAGCCGCATCGAGCAGCTGGTGGAGGAGTTGAAGAACGACTACACCATCGTCATCGTCACCCACAACATGCAGCAGGCCGCGCGCGTGTCCGACTACACCGCCTTCATGTACCTGGGCGACCTGATCGAGCACGATCGTACCGAGATGATCTTCTCGCAGCCCAGCAAGCAGCAGACCGAAGACTACATCACCGGCCGCTTCGGCTGA
- the pstA gene encoding phosphate ABC transporter permease PstA, which yields MMAADIADRLYNRRRVVNVFALLLSCLTALFGLAFLGWILWTLLSKGIAGIDIHLFTRMTPPPGEEGGLANAFFGSAVMCGLALLIGTPLGVAAGTWLAEYGNARKTGQVVRFVNDILLSAPSIVLGLFVYTLYVMQTGGRFSAMAGALSLAFIVLPVVVRTTDEMLRLVPSQMREAALSLGIPQWKVTVQVLYRSASAGIVTGVLLALARISGETAPLLFTAFGNQYWNNNVMQPMASVPVVMNSFAGSPYPSWQQLAWSGALVLTVFVLLVSLGARGLLRRYKTSND from the coding sequence CTGATGGCCGCCGACATCGCCGACCGCCTGTACAACCGCCGCCGCGTGGTCAACGTGTTCGCGCTGCTGCTGTCCTGCCTCACCGCGCTGTTCGGGCTGGCGTTCCTGGGCTGGATCCTGTGGACCCTGCTGTCCAAGGGCATCGCCGGCATCGATATCCACCTGTTCACCCGCATGACCCCGCCGCCGGGCGAAGAAGGCGGCCTGGCCAATGCGTTCTTCGGCAGCGCGGTGATGTGCGGCCTGGCACTGCTGATCGGCACCCCGCTGGGCGTGGCCGCCGGCACCTGGCTGGCCGAATACGGCAATGCGCGCAAGACCGGCCAGGTGGTGCGTTTCGTCAACGACATCCTGCTGTCGGCGCCGTCGATCGTGCTCGGCCTGTTCGTCTACACGCTGTACGTGATGCAGACCGGCGGACGCTTCTCGGCGATGGCCGGCGCGCTGTCGCTGGCCTTCATCGTGCTGCCGGTGGTGGTGCGCACCACCGACGAGATGCTGCGCCTGGTGCCCTCGCAGATGCGCGAAGCGGCGCTGTCGCTGGGCATCCCGCAGTGGAAGGTGACGGTGCAGGTGCTGTACCGCAGCGCCTCGGCCGGCATCGTCACCGGCGTGCTGCTGGCGCTGGCGCGCATCAGCGGCGAGACCGCGCCGTTGCTGTTCACCGCATTCGGCAACCAGTACTGGAACAACAACGTCATGCAGCCGATGGCGAGTGTGCCGGTGGTGATGAACTCCTTCGCCGGCAGCCCCTACCCGAGCTGGCAGCAGCTGGCCTGGTCCGGCGCGCTGGTGCTCACCGTGTTCGTGCTGCTGGTCAGCCTCGGCGCGCGCGGCCTGCTGCGCCGCTACAAGACGTCCAACGATTGA
- the pstC gene encoding phosphate ABC transporter permease subunit PstC gives MNATVIPEAISAPSGRDLRDARADRLFRWTLTATVVFVLIALASAALSMLWGGRHALQMQGLSFFYSSEWNPVENKYGALAPIYGTLVTALIAMLIAVPVSYGIAFFLTEVSPRWLRGPIGTAIELLAGIPSIIYGMWGLFVLVPVMTEYGTPWLNDHIGTLPVIGPMFQGPPLGIGLLTAGFVLAIMVIPFISSVMREVFLTVPTRLKESAYALGSTKWEVSWDIVLPYTRSAVIGGIFLGLGRALGETMAVAFVVGNTVRLSPSLLEPGTTIAALIANDFGEATETYRSALLLLGFVLFIVTFVVLAIARLMLQQLSRREGN, from the coding sequence ATGAACGCCACTGTCATTCCCGAAGCGATATCGGCGCCCAGCGGACGCGACCTGCGCGACGCCCGTGCCGACCGTCTGTTCCGCTGGACGCTCACCGCTACCGTCGTGTTCGTCCTCATCGCCCTGGCCAGCGCGGCGCTGTCGATGCTGTGGGGCGGCCGCCATGCCCTGCAGATGCAGGGCCTGAGCTTCTTCTACTCCAGCGAATGGAATCCGGTCGAGAACAAGTACGGCGCGCTGGCGCCGATCTACGGCACCCTGGTCACCGCATTGATCGCGATGCTGATCGCGGTCCCGGTGAGCTACGGCATCGCGTTCTTCCTGACCGAAGTGTCGCCGCGCTGGCTGCGCGGCCCGATCGGCACCGCGATCGAGCTGCTGGCCGGCATCCCGTCGATCATCTACGGCATGTGGGGCCTGTTCGTGCTGGTGCCGGTGATGACCGAATACGGCACGCCGTGGCTCAACGACCACATCGGCACGCTGCCGGTGATCGGGCCGATGTTCCAGGGCCCGCCGCTGGGCATCGGCCTGCTCACCGCCGGCTTCGTGCTGGCGATCATGGTGATCCCGTTCATCTCCTCGGTGATGCGCGAGGTGTTCCTGACCGTGCCGACGCGGCTGAAGGAATCGGCCTACGCGCTGGGCTCGACCAAATGGGAAGTGAGCTGGGACATCGTGCTGCCCTACACCCGCTCGGCGGTGATCGGCGGCATCTTCCTGGGCCTGGGCCGCGCGCTCGGCGAGACCATGGCGGTGGCGTTCGTGGTCGGCAACACGGTGCGGCTGTCGCCGTCGCTGCTGGAACCGGGCACCACCATCGCCGCGCTGATCGCCAACGACTTCGGCGAGGCCACGGAAACCTACCGCTCGGCGCTGCTGCTGCTGGGCTTCGTGCTGTTCATCGTCACCTTCGTGGTGCTGGCGATCGCCCGCCTGATGCTGCAGCAACTGTCGCGCCGGGAGGGCAACTGA